A window from Herbaspirillum sp. meg3 encodes these proteins:
- a CDS encoding YqiA/YcfP family alpha/beta fold hydrolase, which translates to MILYLHGFRSSPQSFKARYMAERLQALGRLPEYYCPQLPASPAAAIKLALDYVEQSAQQFPVEQLTVVGSSLGGFYATWLAEHLGCRAVLLNPAVKPPRDLESYVGVTTQYHSDEPFEFKHAYIDELRALTVDKITRPERYFLIAATGDEVLDWREMTAHYPGAKQIVIEGSDHGISEFADYADEVLAFCGVEVEPLNPLNPLNPPNSLQAGDEALS; encoded by the coding sequence ATGATTTTGTATCTGCACGGCTTTCGCTCGTCGCCACAATCGTTCAAGGCGCGTTACATGGCCGAACGTTTGCAGGCGCTGGGACGTCTGCCGGAATATTACTGCCCGCAATTGCCGGCTTCGCCAGCTGCTGCGATCAAGCTGGCGCTGGATTATGTTGAACAATCCGCGCAGCAGTTTCCTGTGGAGCAACTGACGGTGGTCGGCTCGTCGCTGGGTGGTTTTTATGCGACCTGGCTGGCGGAGCATCTGGGTTGCCGCGCGGTCTTGCTCAATCCGGCCGTCAAACCGCCACGCGATCTGGAGTCTTACGTCGGCGTCACGACGCAATACCACTCCGACGAGCCTTTTGAATTCAAGCACGCCTACATCGATGAGTTGCGCGCATTGACCGTGGACAAGATTACCCGTCCGGAGCGCTACTTCCTGATCGCCGCGACCGGCGACGAAGTGCTGGATTGGCGCGAGATGACGGCGCATTACCCCGGCGCGAAGCAAATCGTGATCGAAGGAAGCGACCATGGCATCAGCGAATTCGCCGACTATGCCGACGAAGTGCTGGCGTTTTGCGGTGTGGAGGTAGAGCCTTTGAATCCATTGAATCCATTGAATCCGCCGAACAGCTTGCAAGCCGGCGATGAGGCACTAAGCTGA
- the mpl gene encoding UDP-N-acetylmuramate:L-alanyl-gamma-D-glutamyl-meso-diaminopimelate ligase — protein MHIHILGICGTFMGGLAVLAKEAGHKVTGCDANVYPPMSTQLEAQGIELIQGFDPEQVKLQPDLFVIGNVVSRGNPLMEEILNRGLPYVSGPEWMGNHILQDKWVLAVAGTHGKTTTSAMLAWILEDCGYAPGFLIGGVPMNFGISARLSGKDDKNQNGKKEDSIFFVIEADEYDTAFFDKRSKFVHYHAKTAILNNLEYDHADIFPDLTAIETQFHHLVRTVPGIGRLIVNGREPALERVIARGCWSEHENFGVEAGENGWSLKTHDDGSFVVVFNGEPQGTVQWSLTGEHNRMNALAAIAAARHVGVPAAQAIAALEKFENVKRRMELRGTVNNIAVYDDFAHHPTAITTTVAGLRKKVGKDGGGRILAVLEPRSNTMKLGTMKDALPASLTEADLVFGYGAKGSGKEALGWDLAQALSPLGDKAQAFDDLGALVQAIKQAARPGDHVLVMSNGGFGGVHQKLLDALA, from the coding sequence ATGCATATTCATATCCTCGGCATTTGCGGCACCTTCATGGGAGGCCTGGCGGTACTGGCGAAAGAAGCCGGTCACAAGGTCACCGGATGCGACGCCAATGTCTACCCCCCCATGAGCACACAGCTGGAAGCTCAGGGGATCGAGTTGATCCAGGGTTTTGATCCCGAGCAAGTCAAGCTGCAACCTGATCTGTTTGTCATCGGCAATGTGGTGTCGCGCGGCAATCCGCTGATGGAGGAAATCCTCAATCGCGGCTTGCCTTATGTGTCGGGGCCGGAATGGATGGGCAATCACATCCTGCAGGACAAATGGGTGCTCGCCGTCGCGGGTACGCACGGCAAGACGACGACGTCCGCCATGCTGGCCTGGATTCTGGAGGACTGCGGCTATGCGCCCGGCTTCCTGATCGGTGGCGTGCCGATGAACTTCGGTATTTCCGCACGCTTGTCAGGCAAGGATGACAAAAACCAGAATGGCAAAAAGGAAGACTCCATCTTCTTCGTCATCGAAGCCGATGAATACGACACCGCCTTCTTCGACAAGCGCAGCAAGTTCGTGCACTACCACGCCAAGACCGCGATCCTGAACAATCTGGAATACGATCACGCCGACATCTTTCCGGATCTGACTGCCATCGAGACACAATTCCACCATCTGGTGCGTACCGTGCCCGGCATTGGCCGTCTCATAGTCAACGGCCGCGAGCCTGCCCTGGAGCGTGTGATCGCACGCGGTTGCTGGAGCGAGCACGAGAATTTCGGCGTAGAGGCCGGAGAAAATGGCTGGTCGCTCAAGACCCACGACGACGGCAGTTTCGTCGTCGTCTTCAACGGCGAGCCGCAAGGCACCGTGCAGTGGTCGCTGACCGGCGAACACAATCGCATGAATGCGCTGGCGGCAATTGCCGCCGCGCGCCATGTCGGCGTGCCGGCAGCGCAGGCGATCGCCGCGCTGGAAAAGTTTGAAAACGTCAAGCGCCGCATGGAGTTGCGCGGCACCGTCAACAACATCGCCGTCTACGACGACTTTGCCCATCACCCGACCGCCATCACCACCACGGTCGCCGGTCTGCGCAAGAAGGTTGGCAAGGATGGCGGCGGGCGCATCCTCGCCGTGCTGGAGCCGCGTTCCAATACGATGAAGCTAGGCACCATGAAAGACGCCTTGCCCGCCAGCCTGACCGAGGCCGACCTGGTGTTCGGCTACGGCGCCAAGGGCAGCGGCAAGGAAGCATTGGGTTGGGATCTGGCGCAAGCGCTGTCGCCGTTGGGTGACAAGGCGCAGGCGTTCGACGACCTTGGCGCGCTGGTGCAGGCGATCAAGCAGGCCGCACGTCCGGGCGACCATGTTCTGGTCATGAGCAACGGCGGCTTCGGCGGCGTCCATCAGAAGCTGCTGGACGCGCTCGCATGA